The Methanocella arvoryzae MRE50 DNA window CGGAGATGGAGACGATGCCTACCAGCTGAGAGTTGTCATTGACTACTGGCAGCCTTCTGACCTTGTTCTCGCCCATGGTCTTGAGGGCGTCGAAGATGTCGTCGTTCTCTCTGCACCCGACTATGTCTTTGGTCATGATGTCGGATACAGGCGTGTTCTTTGGGTCTTTCTTCTCGGCCACAGCCTTGATCGCTATCTGCCGGTCGGTCACGATTCCTTTGACGCTGTCCCCGTCTACGACG harbors:
- a CDS encoding CBS domain-containing protein — translated: MKIKDVMTSEIACVDTKSTAADAAAKMKNQNTGTVIVVDGDSVKGIVTDRQIAIKAVAEKKDPKNTPVSDIMTKDIVGCRENDDIFDALKTMGENKVRRLPVVNDNSQLVGIVSISDIAREMRSGMDSMFDEITKSSR